A single window of Intrasporangium calvum DSM 43043 DNA harbors:
- a CDS encoding helix-turn-helix transcriptional regulator — MGPVARAGALVGRTEELSTLQALVRAQAGGAAAAVLVGEPGMGKTRLLAASADLLRNHRVFRMTGFEPERQVPLGAALPFLRRIGALGRAGRQLQALLSPADPELGSVEPARLFEAAHRALCEVADPALVIDDLQWLDGLSRALAHYLVRAALDEGVGVLMVCATRPGPESAAFASSLQDLLGDSGHYVELTLGPLAGAEGAELAQALRPGLSSASAQRISSAAAGSPFWIELAIRAGGDPGVRSTAIPALLRALGSDAVQCLAAAVIGGRPAESALLGEVLAWPEARVAAALSELVNRGVVSAEAGWFGVAHDLVREAALNQLPHEHSRRLHRQFAAVLRRRAEGDLQVLMEALEHEGAAGAVSTELASEIASSPQRRVLGQSGLHRLAAIAELPNPDGTERLAVDRLLADLAEEIGDSEFALRRLKQLSETLPRRAERASAALAAARHAVELGLVPETVALLARARRDGWDDPWTHVGADALDFARLAWLEHDAPAAQPYRTAAIDAARDLLARAGPIESLPLAARQAYVEAINAERVSYLMAGDMTGMLDVADEFVEATRGLGEQHLDARLFLSVALRLLNRWPEAESRAVEVRRAARQQVHPGMEAYAGFELALVVYHLGRVAEARKLHEDARRLCERIGASFDAADTWLCGLREVIEASAANWRTAVDSLRQQADRHQNPHYRIILRQRAALWSARFAPADSRELVVGLLDSADTDARAAGCVRCAADLHVIGAEALARVGEVDSTRRLLRAWDAQWPDPNARAAFHRLRADAALAAAAEESRAPELLRQVIASATAAGTRLEELWGLIDLGSVLAGADRAAASEAWSTASRLAAELGAVSEQRLVDQRLRAIGVRRVAPSRRSAADASPVATLTRRELDVACLAVTGARNVDIAHTLFISPKTVEQHISRVLAKLGVHNRAELGSRYADDLDVAADGTEK; from the coding sequence ATGGGACCAGTTGCCCGGGCCGGCGCGCTGGTGGGTCGGACCGAAGAGCTGTCGACGCTGCAAGCGCTCGTGCGCGCCCAGGCCGGCGGCGCAGCGGCCGCGGTCCTGGTCGGTGAACCCGGCATGGGGAAGACGCGTCTGCTCGCGGCCTCCGCGGACCTGCTGCGCAACCATCGCGTCTTTCGGATGACCGGCTTCGAGCCGGAGCGGCAGGTTCCCTTGGGCGCGGCCCTCCCGTTCCTGCGCCGGATCGGCGCGCTGGGACGCGCCGGCCGCCAGCTCCAAGCGCTCTTGTCCCCTGCCGACCCAGAGCTGGGCAGCGTGGAGCCGGCCCGGCTGTTCGAGGCCGCCCACCGCGCCCTCTGCGAGGTGGCCGACCCGGCGCTCGTCATCGACGACCTGCAGTGGCTCGACGGCCTGTCCCGGGCGCTGGCCCACTACCTGGTGCGAGCCGCTCTCGACGAAGGCGTCGGCGTGCTGATGGTCTGCGCGACGCGACCCGGACCGGAGTCTGCCGCCTTCGCCTCCTCCCTCCAGGACCTGCTCGGCGATTCCGGACACTATGTGGAGCTCACGCTGGGGCCGTTGGCCGGCGCCGAGGGGGCTGAGCTGGCGCAGGCTCTGCGTCCGGGGCTCTCCTCCGCCAGCGCACAGCGGATCTCCTCTGCAGCAGCCGGTTCACCCTTCTGGATCGAGCTGGCGATCCGTGCCGGCGGTGACCCGGGTGTGCGCTCCACCGCCATTCCCGCGTTGCTCCGGGCGTTGGGCTCGGACGCGGTCCAGTGCTTGGCCGCTGCCGTCATCGGCGGGCGGCCCGCCGAGTCCGCCTTGCTCGGAGAGGTGCTGGCGTGGCCCGAGGCGCGCGTGGCCGCTGCGTTGAGCGAGCTCGTCAACAGAGGGGTCGTCAGCGCCGAGGCGGGGTGGTTCGGAGTCGCCCACGACCTGGTGCGCGAAGCAGCGCTGAACCAGCTTCCCCACGAGCACAGCCGACGCCTCCATCGCCAGTTCGCAGCAGTCCTTCGACGTCGGGCAGAAGGGGACCTCCAGGTCCTCATGGAGGCCCTCGAGCACGAAGGTGCGGCCGGTGCGGTGTCCACCGAGCTCGCATCGGAGATCGCCAGTTCACCCCAGCGTCGAGTCCTCGGACAGTCCGGACTGCACCGGCTGGCAGCCATCGCGGAGCTGCCGAACCCCGATGGCACCGAACGGCTGGCCGTCGACCGGTTGCTGGCTGACCTCGCTGAGGAGATCGGCGACAGCGAGTTCGCCCTGCGGCGGCTGAAGCAGCTGAGCGAGACCCTGCCGCGCCGCGCCGAACGGGCATCGGCTGCGCTCGCTGCGGCCCGGCACGCGGTCGAGCTCGGTCTGGTCCCGGAGACCGTTGCCCTGCTGGCACGGGCCCGACGCGACGGCTGGGACGACCCGTGGACCCACGTGGGAGCGGATGCCCTCGACTTCGCTCGGTTGGCCTGGCTGGAGCACGACGCCCCCGCGGCGCAGCCCTACCGGACAGCAGCGATCGACGCCGCCCGAGACCTCCTCGCACGGGCGGGCCCCATCGAGTCCCTCCCTCTGGCCGCCCGCCAGGCCTACGTCGAGGCGATCAACGCAGAACGTGTCTCGTACCTGATGGCCGGAGACATGACGGGGATGCTGGACGTCGCGGACGAGTTCGTCGAGGCCACCAGGGGGCTGGGCGAGCAGCACCTCGACGCGCGGTTGTTCCTCAGTGTGGCCCTGCGGCTCCTCAACCGGTGGCCCGAGGCGGAGAGCCGAGCCGTCGAGGTCAGGCGGGCCGCTCGCCAGCAGGTCCATCCCGGGATGGAGGCCTACGCCGGATTCGAGCTGGCTCTCGTCGTCTACCACCTGGGCCGGGTGGCTGAGGCTCGGAAGCTGCACGAGGACGCGCGTCGGTTGTGCGAGCGCATCGGCGCCTCGTTCGACGCCGCAGACACCTGGCTGTGCGGCCTGCGGGAGGTGATCGAGGCGTCCGCGGCCAACTGGCGGACGGCCGTCGACTCGCTCCGCCAGCAGGCGGACCGACACCAGAACCCCCACTACCGGATCATCCTGCGGCAGCGGGCAGCACTGTGGTCCGCACGGTTCGCGCCCGCCGACTCGCGAGAGCTCGTCGTGGGGCTCCTCGACTCCGCTGACACGGACGCGCGGGCCGCCGGTTGTGTCCGATGCGCCGCCGACCTCCACGTGATCGGGGCCGAGGCGCTGGCTCGCGTCGGCGAGGTGGACTCGACCCGACGCCTGCTTCGGGCCTGGGACGCCCAGTGGCCAGACCCCAACGCCCGCGCGGCGTTCCACCGCCTCCGGGCCGACGCGGCGCTGGCCGCGGCCGCAGAGGAGAGCAGGGCGCCCGAGCTGCTCCGTCAGGTCATCGCCTCCGCGACAGCGGCGGGCACGAGACTGGAAGAGCTGTGGGGCCTGATCGACCTCGGCAGCGTGCTCGCCGGAGCGGACCGGGCCGCGGCGAGCGAGGCGTGGTCGACCGCATCACGACTGGCCGCGGAGCTGGGCGCCGTCTCCGAGCAGCGGCTCGTCGACCAACGGCTCCGGGCGATCGGCGTGCGACGAGTTGCCCCGAGCCGGCGGTCAGCTGCGGACGCCTCACCCGTTGCGACCCTGACCCGTCGCGAGCTCGATGTCGCGTGTCTCGCCGTCACGGGCGCCCGCAACGTCGACATCGCCCACACGCTGTTCATCTCGCCGAAGACCGTCGAGCAGCACATCTCGCGCGTGCTGGCCAAGCTCGGGGTGCACAACCGAGCGGAGCTCGGGTCGCGGTACGCCGACGACCTCGACGTCGCAGCCGACGGCACCGAGAAGTAG
- a CDS encoding DUF5655 domain-containing protein codes for METGRTPEEFFTGHPFALAVFERVLEISRGAAPVAVRVSTSQVALRVRHGFASVWLPGQYLRHPDAEVVVSIALGRHVDSPRFKEVVHPSSKHWIHHLEVRALADLDDEVAGWLREAAERAG; via the coding sequence ATGGAGACCGGCCGGACCCCGGAGGAGTTCTTCACGGGGCACCCCTTCGCGCTCGCTGTCTTCGAGCGGGTCCTCGAGATCTCCCGCGGCGCGGCGCCGGTCGCCGTCAGGGTCTCCACGAGCCAGGTCGCGCTCCGCGTCCGCCACGGCTTCGCCTCCGTGTGGTTGCCGGGGCAGTACCTCCGCCACCCCGACGCGGAGGTCGTCGTGTCCATCGCCCTCGGCCGGCACGTGGACTCACCCCGCTTCAAGGAGGTTGTCCACCCCTCCTCGAAGCACTGGATCCACCACCTCGAGGTCCGCGCGCTCGCCGACCTCGACGACGAGGTCGCCGGGTGGCTGCGCGAGGCCGCCGAACGGGCGGGCTGA
- a CDS encoding M23 family metallopeptidase, whose product MADGTCPPLTAGEAIVLRLPFEGRWLAQNSPARRVPSHGVDVFGETYAIDFVAVDERGRTASRRDWRTWLATEPPDRFVGFGTPLLAPADGVVVAVHDGETDHVARRSQLALVPYALTQRARLRAGVGAVAGNHVIIELREHRAYLAMVHLRAGSLRVAVGDRVTEGQHLAGCGNSGNSTEPHVHLQVMDSADLSVARGLPIAFRDFREWPRGRGEPVLRATGLPGERAVVEPLIGANP is encoded by the coding sequence ATGGCTGACGGAACCTGTCCACCCCTGACCGCCGGCGAGGCGATCGTCCTCCGGCTGCCCTTCGAGGGCCGGTGGCTGGCCCAGAACAGCCCGGCTCGCAGGGTGCCGAGCCACGGCGTCGATGTCTTCGGCGAGACGTACGCCATCGACTTCGTCGCGGTCGACGAGCGGGGTCGAACCGCGTCGCGGCGGGACTGGCGGACGTGGCTCGCGACGGAACCGCCCGACCGGTTCGTCGGCTTCGGCACACCCCTCCTGGCACCCGCGGACGGCGTCGTCGTCGCGGTCCATGACGGCGAGACCGACCACGTCGCGCGACGGTCCCAGCTGGCGCTCGTGCCCTATGCGCTCACGCAGCGGGCCCGACTGCGGGCCGGGGTCGGCGCCGTCGCCGGCAACCACGTCATCATCGAGCTGCGGGAGCACCGGGCATACCTCGCCATGGTGCACCTCCGGGCGGGCTCGCTCCGAGTGGCCGTGGGAGATCGGGTGACGGAGGGTCAGCACCTCGCCGGCTGCGGCAACTCCGGCAACTCAACCGAACCGCACGTGCATCTGCAGGTGATGGACAGCGCGGACCTGTCCGTGGCCCGGGGCCTGCCGATCGCGTTCCGGGACTTCCGCGAATGGCCCCGCGGGCGAGGTGAGCCCGTCCTCCGAGCGACCGGTCTGCCCGGGGAGAGAGCGGTCGTGGAGCCGCTCATCGGAGCGAACCCGTGA
- the arsM gene encoding arsenite methyltransferase, which yields MTESLRETVRATYAAAAKEASASSGACCGTTTFVELNTDDRGRVVFGAALYDTEQIEGAEKAVEASLGCGVPTAVADLHPGETVLDLGSGAGGDVLISAKRVAPGGKAIGIDMTPEMLELARANAREAGIDNAEFVEGYLEHIPLDEDSVDVVISNCVINLAADKAVVLAEAARVLRPGGRFAVSDVVADEDMDEATRSDMAAFTGCIAGALTEADYRAALAGAGFEDIEITRTHSVHRHAWAAIVRARRG from the coding sequence ATGACCGAGAGCCTGCGTGAGACCGTTCGCGCAACGTACGCCGCAGCCGCCAAGGAGGCTTCGGCTTCGAGCGGTGCGTGTTGCGGCACGACGACCTTCGTCGAGCTGAACACCGACGACAGGGGCCGGGTCGTGTTCGGCGCCGCCCTCTATGACACGGAGCAGATCGAGGGAGCGGAGAAGGCGGTCGAGGCCTCGCTCGGCTGCGGGGTCCCGACCGCCGTGGCCGACCTGCACCCCGGAGAGACCGTCCTCGACCTCGGCTCCGGAGCCGGGGGCGACGTCCTCATCTCCGCCAAGCGGGTCGCCCCGGGCGGGAAGGCGATCGGGATCGACATGACGCCCGAGATGCTCGAGCTCGCCCGCGCGAACGCGCGAGAGGCCGGCATCGACAACGCCGAGTTCGTCGAGGGCTACCTCGAGCACATCCCGCTCGACGAGGACTCCGTCGACGTCGTGATCTCCAACTGCGTCATCAACCTCGCCGCCGACAAGGCGGTGGTCCTCGCGGAAGCGGCGCGCGTCCTCCGGCCGGGTGGCCGGTTCGCCGTCTCGGACGTCGTCGCGGACGAGGACATGGACGAGGCGACCCGAAGCGACATGGCGGCGTTCACCGGCTGCATCGCCGGCGCGTTGACCGAGGCGGACTACCGGGCAGCTCTGGCGGGTGCCGGTTTCGAGGACATCGAGATCACGCGCACCCATTCGGTCCACAGGCACGCCTGGGCCGCCATCGTCCGCGCCCGGCGCGGCTGA
- a CDS encoding CoA transferase, whose amino-acid sequence MREATPPLDGIAVVSIATNVPGPVAAARLTSLGATVTKVEPPSGDLITRVAPGYYAELTAGQEVVTLDLKTPEGTIALEALLAAADVFITSHRPSALARLGLDWEAVHARHPRLCHVAIVGDPGAGAEVPGHDLTYQAVNGLIFADDGTPRLPATLIADLAGAERAATAAVTALFARERTGTATHHEVALSAAAEAMADPLRHGLTAPGGLLGGALPGYAIYAARDGFVACAALEPHFLARLEELLGARDHEGLAAAFGTRTAGEWVEWARDHDVPLEALPRA is encoded by the coding sequence ATGCGCGAAGCCACTCCTCCGCTGGACGGGATCGCCGTCGTCAGCATCGCGACCAACGTCCCGGGGCCCGTCGCCGCGGCCCGGCTCACGTCGCTCGGGGCGACGGTGACGAAGGTCGAACCCCCGTCGGGCGACCTCATCACCCGCGTCGCCCCGGGATACTACGCAGAGCTCACCGCGGGCCAGGAGGTCGTCACCCTCGATCTCAAGACGCCGGAGGGCACCATTGCGCTGGAGGCACTCCTCGCCGCCGCGGACGTCTTCATCACCTCGCACCGACCGTCCGCCCTCGCCCGCCTCGGTCTCGACTGGGAGGCGGTCCACGCCCGGCACCCCAGGCTCTGCCACGTCGCGATCGTCGGCGATCCCGGCGCGGGGGCGGAGGTCCCCGGCCATGACCTGACCTACCAGGCCGTCAACGGCCTGATCTTCGCCGACGACGGGACCCCGCGACTGCCCGCCACCCTCATCGCCGACCTCGCCGGCGCGGAGCGGGCGGCGACCGCAGCGGTGACCGCGCTCTTCGCCCGGGAACGGACGGGGACCGCGACCCACCATGAGGTCGCGCTGTCGGCCGCGGCTGAGGCGATGGCCGATCCCTTGCGGCACGGGCTCACCGCACCGGGCGGCCTCCTCGGGGGAGCCCTGCCGGGGTATGCGATCTACGCGGCGCGGGACGGTTTCGTCGCGTGTGCCGCGCTCGAGCCGCACTTCCTCGCCCGGCTCGAGGAGCTGCTCGGGGCTCGCGACCACGAGGGCCTGGCGGCCGCCTTCGGCACCCGGACCGCGGGCGAGTGGGTCGAGTGGGCCCGCGACCACGACGTCCCGCTCGAGGCCCTCCCCCGCGCCTGA